CGGCATCGATGCGGCCATCCGTTCTTCGATCAGCTTGCGGATCATCGTCACGAATTGCGGATGAGTTCCTGGCGTGGCGGCTCGAGCCATCTTGAGCCCCAGCTTGTCGCACAGTTTCCGAGCTTCGTCATCGAGGTCGTATAGAACCTCCATGTGGTCCGATAGAAAACCGACCGGCGAAACCACCACGCCTTGCGTCCCGGCCGCTTTCAAGTCTTCAAGGTAATCGCAGATGTCGGGCTCAAGCCACGGATCCTGAGGACGGCCACTGCGACTCTGGTACACCAGTCGCCATTGACCATCATCAAGGTTTAGTTGCTCTGCCACCAACCGGCATGTTTCCAACAACTGCTTTTCGTAGTCAGACGTGCTGGACATCGACACAGGCAGGCTGTGTGCCGTAAAGGCGACGTGAACGTTGCTGGTGTCGCCGTCGGCAACTTCTTCCAGCGCTGCCGATACGTTTTCAGCGTTTACGGCAATGAAGTCCGGGTGATTGTAGAAGGTCCGAATCTTGTGGACATCAATGTCGTTGGCGTCAGCTTCATCCTGTGCCGCATAGATGTTCTCGCGATACTGGCGGCAGCCTGAATAGGAACTGAATCCGGACGTCACAAATGCCAGCACGCGCTGCGCGCCGTCCTGCTTCAATTGCTTCATGGTGTCCGGCAACAACGGATGCCAGTTGCGGTTTCCCCAATAGATCGGCAGGTCAACCGAATGGCTCTTAAGTTCCGCCTCAAGA
This DNA window, taken from Fuerstiella marisgermanici, encodes the following:
- a CDS encoding ferrochelatase, with product MPSEPSPRYDALLFVSFGGPEGKDDVIPFLENVLRGKPVPRERMLEVAEHYYHFGGVTPINQQCRDLIEALEAELKSHSVDLPIYWGNRNWHPLLPDTMKQLKQDGAQRVLAFVTSGFSSYSGCRQYRENIYAAQDEADANDIDVHKIRTFYNHPDFIAVNAENVSAALEEVADGDTSNVHVAFTAHSLPVSMSSTSDYEKQLLETCRLVAEQLNLDDGQWRLVYQSRSGRPQDPWLEPDICDYLEDLKAAGTQGVVVSPVGFLSDHMEVLYDLDDEARKLCDKLGLKMARAATPGTHPQFVTMIRKLIEERMAASMPECIGQYGPNHDVCPTDCCPAPARRPS